One Micromonospora eburnea genomic region harbors:
- a CDS encoding DUF5941 domain-containing protein: protein MTLAIVLAADPAASLTTRAGERLVDRLVGQWRRAGASDVRVAGDLTELAELVAGATGPVLVSGADLVAHTAVLRHLATSPVGPTLALVLTDPPAPGQASVREERGQVVAVGDPADATGVFGGALRVGAADLPALAAAAETAAAAPSGPATAAVDRLFAELAACGTLTFAHRVRLLVAHRAGTPAEADAAEAAVAAVDEDRAELRLSVKERDDFFTTFFVSTWSVYVTKAAARLRLSPTAVTMISVAFAVAAALLFGAGGRPALAAGAVLLYLGFVLDCVDGQLARYTRQFSAWGGWLDTMADRAKEYVVYAGLGYGATHAGFRYGWALAIAAMTLQTVRHMTDTWYGVLHDEAARRPRPATGGAGGIGGRLNAASTKVQADTGSVSYWLKRTVVFPIGERWALMALTAALFGPLVALCAVLVWGTLAFAYTGGLRTLRARWMRVPVVATVDATLHRDDGPLARGVPAVRRPGPLALAVLGALSAVALLLWALATVHAGDRLPGWVVPLAVLVLLVAALGARASHDGPLDWLVPAALRAGEYLFAIAVGVAGRAPAWLIFGYVFVLTLHHYDLTARLEKRQTAPPLHPATLGWDVRSVLLAVATFAGFASIGLITLGAYLLVVFVASVVLAWVVLPARAPRTPVPVGGGERSPG from the coding sequence GTGACGCTCGCGATCGTGCTCGCCGCCGACCCGGCCGCGAGCCTGACCACCCGTGCCGGGGAACGACTGGTCGACCGGCTCGTCGGGCAGTGGCGACGGGCCGGCGCGAGCGACGTGCGGGTGGCCGGCGACCTGACCGAGCTGGCCGAGCTGGTGGCCGGCGCGACCGGCCCGGTGCTGGTCAGCGGGGCCGACCTGGTGGCGCACACGGCCGTACTCCGACACCTGGCGACCAGCCCGGTGGGGCCGACGCTGGCCCTGGTGCTCACCGATCCGCCCGCGCCGGGGCAGGCGTCGGTCCGTGAGGAGCGCGGCCAGGTGGTGGCGGTCGGCGACCCGGCGGACGCGACCGGGGTCTTCGGCGGCGCGCTGCGGGTCGGCGCGGCCGACCTGCCGGCCCTTGCCGCCGCGGCCGAGACGGCCGCCGCCGCGCCGAGCGGGCCGGCGACCGCCGCGGTGGACCGGCTCTTCGCCGAACTCGCGGCGTGCGGCACGCTGACCTTCGCGCACCGGGTACGCCTGCTCGTGGCGCACCGGGCCGGCACCCCCGCCGAGGCGGACGCCGCCGAGGCGGCCGTGGCCGCGGTCGATGAGGACCGGGCCGAGCTGCGGCTTTCGGTGAAGGAGCGGGACGACTTCTTCACCACGTTCTTCGTCAGCACCTGGTCGGTGTACGTGACGAAGGCCGCCGCCCGGCTGCGGCTCAGCCCGACGGCGGTGACCATGATCTCGGTGGCCTTCGCGGTGGCCGCCGCGCTGCTGTTCGGGGCCGGCGGGCGGCCCGCGCTGGCCGCCGGGGCGGTCCTGCTCTACCTGGGCTTCGTGCTCGACTGCGTGGACGGGCAGTTGGCCCGCTACACCCGACAGTTCAGCGCCTGGGGCGGCTGGCTGGACACCATGGCCGACCGGGCCAAGGAATACGTCGTCTACGCCGGCCTCGGCTACGGCGCGACGCACGCCGGCTTCCGCTACGGCTGGGCCCTGGCGATCGCCGCGATGACGTTGCAGACCGTGCGGCACATGACCGACACCTGGTACGGCGTGCTGCACGACGAGGCGGCCCGGCGGCCCCGCCCGGCGACCGGGGGGGCCGGGGGCATCGGCGGGCGGCTGAACGCCGCCTCGACGAAGGTGCAGGCGGACACCGGCTCGGTGTCGTACTGGCTGAAGCGGACGGTGGTCTTCCCGATCGGCGAGCGGTGGGCGCTGATGGCGCTGACCGCCGCGCTCTTCGGCCCGCTGGTGGCGCTCTGCGCGGTGCTGGTCTGGGGGACGCTGGCGTTCGCGTACACCGGGGGGTTGCGGACGTTGCGGGCGCGGTGGATGCGGGTGCCGGTGGTGGCCACCGTCGACGCGACGCTGCACCGCGACGACGGGCCGCTGGCCCGGGGGGTGCCGGCGGTCCGCCGGCCCGGCCCGCTGGCGCTGGCGGTGCTCGGTGCGCTCAGCGCGGTGGCCCTGCTGCTCTGGGCGCTGGCCACCGTGCACGCCGGCGACCGGTTGCCGGGCTGGGTGGTGCCGCTGGCGGTGCTGGTGCTGCTGGTCGCCGCGCTCGGCGCGCGGGCGTCGCACGACGGTCCGCTGGACTGGCTGGTCCCGGCCGCGCTGCGGGCCGGGGAGTATCTCTTCGCCATCGCCGTCGGGGTGGCCGGCCGGGCGCCCGCCTGGCTGATCTTCGGGTACGTCTTCGTGCTCACCCTGCACCACTACGACCTGACCGCCCGGCTGGAGAAGCGGCAGACGGCCCCGCCGCTGCACCCCGCCACGCTCGGCTGGGACGTACGGTCGGTGCTGCTGGCGGTGGCGACATTCGCGGGATTTGCCAGTATCGGGCTGATTACACTCGGTGCGTACCTTCTCGTGGTTTTCGTCGCGAGCGTGGTCCTCGCCTGGGTGGTCCTGCCGGCCCGCGCCCCACGGACGCCGGTCCCGGTCGGTGGGGGTGAGCGCTCGCCGGGCTGA
- a CDS encoding bifunctional glycosyltransferase/CDP-glycerol:glycerophosphate glycerophosphotransferase, producing MTLISFVVPAFEVQGYLRECLDSILGQPYGDLEVIGVDDASPDGSGEILAEYADRDPRVRPVRLTENGGLGPARNVGLDRAVGEYVWFVDGDDWLVPGCLPHVASRLVATRPDVLIVDHVRAFWNNVGTRSVMPEVFPRPPGAETFRLRDRPETLRLLHTAWNRVVRREFLIERGLRFEPGWYEDVSFSYPVLMAAERIGVLDRICLNYRQRRTGAITRTRGDRHFEVFAQWHRVFRLMDRWGPTVAALRPGIFERMIWHYLTVLGNGERIAPELRPAFFAQMHDDYVRFLPPEGYPVPPGLDGVKHRLVAAGRWRTFRALRAAHQTEEHARRSVRRVRRRVLPVARQAARGTRDAVLGEYYRAELRRPLDPTLAVYAAYWYRGYACNPAAIYAAARRLAPQVRGVWIVRRDRVASLPSGVEYVVAGTRDYYRVLARARWLVNNVNFPDHVRKRAGSVHLQTHHGTPVKVMGLDQQRYPLGAVGMDFARLLRRVDRWDYSVTSNSFSTQMWERAYPAGFTALEVGYPRNDRLALATPEQCRQARVELGIGPDETVVLYAPTHREHLPGWRPPFDPDRMREVLGPSGRVLVRSHYFHDRDRRPSGPVSDGVLDVSAHERVEDLYLAADVLVTDYSSAMFDYAVLDRPIVVYAPDWDAYRVTRGVYFDLVAEPPGAVALDFPALLDAFRSGAFRAEPAEQARQRFRARFCALDDGHAAERVVRRVFLGEPA from the coding sequence ATGACCCTGATCAGCTTCGTCGTACCGGCCTTCGAGGTGCAGGGCTACCTGCGGGAGTGCCTCGACTCGATCCTCGGCCAGCCGTACGGCGACCTGGAGGTGATCGGGGTCGACGACGCCTCCCCGGACGGCAGTGGCGAGATCCTGGCCGAGTACGCGGACCGCGACCCCCGGGTCCGTCCGGTCCGGCTCACCGAGAACGGGGGGCTCGGTCCGGCCCGCAACGTCGGGCTGGACCGAGCCGTCGGCGAGTACGTCTGGTTCGTCGACGGCGACGACTGGCTGGTCCCCGGCTGCCTGCCGCACGTGGCGAGCCGGCTGGTCGCCACCCGCCCGGACGTGCTGATCGTGGACCACGTCCGGGCGTTCTGGAACAACGTGGGCACCCGCAGCGTCATGCCCGAGGTGTTCCCGCGGCCACCCGGCGCGGAGACGTTCCGGCTGCGGGACCGCCCCGAGACCCTGCGGCTGCTGCACACCGCCTGGAACCGGGTGGTCCGGCGGGAGTTCCTGATCGAGCGGGGGCTGCGCTTCGAACCCGGCTGGTACGAGGACGTCTCGTTCAGCTACCCGGTGCTGATGGCCGCGGAGCGGATCGGCGTGCTGGACCGGATCTGCCTGAACTACCGGCAACGCCGGACCGGGGCGATCACCCGTACCCGGGGGGACCGGCACTTCGAGGTGTTCGCCCAGTGGCACCGGGTGTTCCGGCTGATGGACCGGTGGGGGCCGACGGTGGCCGCGCTCCGCCCCGGGATCTTCGAGCGGATGATCTGGCACTACCTGACCGTGCTCGGCAACGGTGAACGGATCGCCCCCGAACTGCGGCCCGCGTTCTTCGCCCAGATGCACGACGACTACGTACGCTTCCTGCCGCCCGAGGGCTACCCGGTGCCGCCCGGATTGGACGGGGTGAAGCACCGGCTGGTGGCGGCCGGGCGCTGGCGGACGTTCCGCGCACTCCGCGCCGCCCACCAGACCGAGGAGCACGCCCGCCGCTCGGTCCGGCGGGTCCGGCGGCGGGTGCTGCCGGTGGCCCGGCAGGCCGCTCGTGGGACCCGGGACGCCGTGCTGGGCGAGTACTACCGGGCCGAGCTGCGCCGGCCGCTCGACCCGACCCTCGCCGTCTACGCCGCGTACTGGTACCGGGGGTACGCCTGCAACCCGGCCGCGATCTACGCAGCCGCCCGTCGGCTGGCCCCTCAGGTGCGGGGGGTGTGGATCGTCCGGCGGGACCGGGTCGCCAGCCTCCCATCCGGCGTCGAGTACGTGGTCGCCGGCACCCGGGACTACTACCGGGTGCTGGCCCGGGCCCGCTGGCTGGTCAACAACGTCAACTTTCCGGATCACGTACGCAAGCGGGCCGGTTCGGTGCACCTCCAGACCCACCACGGCACGCCCGTCAAGGTGATGGGGCTGGACCAGCAGCGGTATCCGCTCGGCGCGGTGGGCATGGACTTCGCCCGGCTGCTGCGCCGGGTGGACCGGTGGGACTACAGCGTCACCTCGAACAGCTTCTCGACGCAGATGTGGGAGCGGGCGTATCCGGCCGGGTTCACCGCGCTGGAGGTCGGCTATCCGCGTAACGACCGGCTGGCGCTGGCCACCCCGGAGCAGTGCCGCCAGGCCCGGGTGGAGCTGGGCATCGGCCCCGACGAGACGGTGGTGTTGTACGCGCCGACGCACCGGGAGCACCTGCCCGGCTGGCGGCCGCCGTTCGACCCGGACCGGATGCGCGAGGTGCTCGGCCCGTCCGGGCGGGTGCTGGTACGCAGCCACTACTTCCACGACCGGGACCGGCGGCCCAGTGGCCCGGTGAGCGACGGGGTGCTGGATGTGAGCGCCCACGAGCGGGTGGAGGACCTGTACCTCGCCGCGGACGTACTGGTCACCGACTACTCCTCGGCCATGTTCGACTACGCCGTGCTGGACCGGCCGATCGTCGTCTACGCCCCGGACTGGGACGCGTACCGGGTGACCCGGGGCGTCTATTTCGACCTGGTCGCGGAGCCGCCGGGCGCGGTGGCCCTCGATTTTCCCGCCCTGCTCGACGCGTTCCGTTCCGGCGCGTTCCGGGCGGAACCGGCCGAGCAGGCCCGACAGCGGTTCCGGGCCCGGTTCTGCGCGCTCGACGACGGGCACGCCGCCGAGCGGGTGGTTCGCCGGGTTTTCCTCGGCGAGCCGGCCTGA
- a CDS encoding ABC transporter ATP-binding protein, with the protein MTTVALKDVTKVFQDGTVAVDTINLDVNDGEFMVLLGPSGCGKSTVLRMVAGLEDPSTGAVLLDGEVANDLPPRDRRIAMVFQDFALYPHMTVGDNIGFPLRLAGIEPGPRGERVHDVAGALGIGDVLGRKPSQLSGGQRQRVAMGRAIVRRPGLFLMDEPLSNLDSGLRAELRAEISGLTRELGVTTIYVTHDQAEALTMADRVAIMRKGVLQDVGTPTQVYGRPATLYVAAFLGSPRMNLLEASVYVHLDRYVALNLGEQALYLPWDDIRSRAVAHYHGERIVVGMRAEALTPVAPDSPGHVLQGRIRYLEHHGHESLAFLDIGATAILVDEMGTPMENMEPGQRGLRRFGQVMQRFTGRGAEASEAVAAGGGNRTSVLSDPGRHHRRPAELAVRLAPYPAVSAGHPLAIQVRMDALHFFDERGDRIDVGWR; encoded by the coding sequence GTGACCACCGTCGCGCTCAAGGATGTCACCAAGGTGTTCCAGGACGGGACAGTCGCGGTCGACACCATCAATCTGGACGTCAACGACGGCGAGTTCATGGTGCTGCTCGGCCCCTCCGGCTGCGGCAAGTCCACCGTGCTCCGAATGGTCGCCGGGCTGGAGGACCCGAGCACCGGCGCGGTCCTGCTCGACGGCGAGGTCGCCAACGACCTGCCGCCCCGGGATCGGCGGATCGCCATGGTCTTCCAGGACTTCGCCCTCTATCCGCACATGACCGTCGGTGACAACATCGGTTTCCCGCTGCGGTTGGCCGGGATCGAGCCGGGCCCGCGCGGGGAACGGGTCCACGACGTGGCCGGTGCCCTCGGCATCGGCGACGTACTCGGCCGCAAGCCCAGCCAGCTCTCCGGCGGCCAGCGGCAGCGGGTGGCGATGGGCCGGGCGATCGTGCGCCGCCCCGGGCTGTTCCTGATGGACGAGCCGCTCTCCAACCTGGACAGCGGCCTCCGTGCCGAGCTGCGTGCCGAGATCTCCGGCCTGACGCGCGAACTGGGCGTCACCACCATCTACGTCACGCACGACCAGGCCGAGGCGCTGACCATGGCCGACCGGGTCGCCATCATGCGCAAGGGCGTGCTCCAGGACGTCGGCACGCCCACCCAGGTGTACGGCCGGCCCGCCACCCTCTACGTCGCCGCGTTCCTCGGCAGCCCGCGGATGAACCTGCTGGAGGCGTCGGTCTACGTCCACCTCGACCGGTACGTGGCGCTCAACCTCGGAGAGCAGGCGCTCTACCTGCCCTGGGACGACATCCGTAGCCGTGCCGTGGCGCACTACCACGGCGAGCGGATCGTGGTCGGGATGCGGGCGGAGGCGCTCACCCCGGTCGCCCCGGATTCCCCCGGCCACGTGCTCCAGGGGCGGATCCGTTACCTGGAGCACCACGGCCACGAGTCGCTGGCCTTCCTCGACATCGGCGCCACCGCGATCCTGGTGGACGAGATGGGCACCCCGATGGAGAACATGGAGCCCGGCCAGCGCGGGCTGCGCCGCTTCGGCCAGGTCATGCAGCGGTTCACCGGGCGGGGCGCGGAGGCGTCGGAGGCCGTGGCCGCCGGTGGCGGCAACCGGACCAGCGTGCTCTCCGACCCCGGCCGCCATCACCGCCGTCCGGCGGAGCTGGCCGTCCGGCTCGCCCCGTACCCGGCGGTGTCGGCGGGCCACCCGCTGGCCATCCAGGTGCGGATGGACGCCCTGCACTTCTTCGACGAGCGCGGCGACCGGATCGATGTCGGCTGGCGCTGA
- a CDS encoding LppX_LprAFG lipoprotein: protein MSLWKKSAVLTVSALTALAVTACGSKPGSSDAPEKPSVLALLASDLKGSLQKVVDASDRAESVTLTMEGTTAGQKISMQGVVDMRDPVKAEMKTAGPDGTPTTVRMIGGAFYIEIPEESRADLNGKRWMKLDLSSAGAEAGMDFTKQFDDMDPTKQVKTLLATEGVTVVGEETVNGAPTVHYTVTTPVANYLGQVDAKLREGVEKELVKQGVKEIKLDLWVDEQYQPRRVHMVMGTTSDLTIDYTDYGKPVNIETPPPAETADFAEMLEGLGDLAAGN from the coding sequence GTGTCGCTGTGGAAGAAATCCGCCGTCCTCACCGTCTCCGCGCTCACCGCACTGGCGGTGACCGCCTGCGGATCCAAGCCAGGTTCGTCTGACGCGCCCGAGAAGCCGAGCGTGCTCGCGCTGCTCGCCAGCGATCTGAAGGGTTCGTTGCAGAAGGTGGTCGACGCCTCCGACAGGGCCGAATCCGTGACCTTGACGATGGAGGGCACGACGGCCGGCCAGAAGATCTCGATGCAGGGTGTCGTGGACATGCGCGACCCGGTGAAGGCCGAGATGAAGACGGCGGGGCCTGACGGCACCCCGACCACCGTCCGCATGATCGGCGGCGCGTTCTACATCGAGATCCCCGAGGAGAGCCGCGCGGACCTGAACGGGAAGCGCTGGATGAAGCTGGACCTGTCCTCCGCCGGTGCCGAGGCGGGGATGGACTTCACCAAGCAGTTCGACGACATGGACCCGACCAAGCAGGTCAAGACGTTGCTCGCCACCGAGGGAGTCACCGTCGTCGGTGAGGAGACGGTGAACGGGGCGCCCACCGTCCACTACACCGTCACCACGCCGGTGGCGAACTACCTCGGCCAGGTCGACGCCAAGCTGCGCGAGGGCGTCGAGAAGGAACTGGTTAAGCAGGGGGTCAAGGAGATCAAGCTCGACCTCTGGGTCGACGAGCAGTACCAGCCGCGCCGGGTGCACATGGTCATGGGCACGACGAGCGACCTGACCATCGACTACACCGACTACGGCAAGCCGGTCAACATCGAGACGCCGCCACCGGCGGAGACGGCCGACTTCGCCGAGATGCTGGAGGGCCTGGGCGACCTGGCCGCCGGCAACTGA
- a CDS encoding DUF4442 domain-containing protein, producing MSVDSRQVAAGLLEAVPFARTLGIEFVEVAPEAEGGVRAVVRLPDAVEHRNHVGGPHAGAMFTLGETASGAVVLAAFGHVLDRAVPLAVTATIAYRKVALGPVLATARLGCTPAEVLAELDAGRRPEFPVEVEIGTEDGVTTSTMTVTWTLRPNR from the coding sequence ATGTCCGTCGACTCTCGCCAGGTGGCAGCCGGTCTGCTGGAGGCCGTGCCATTCGCCCGCACGCTCGGAATCGAATTCGTCGAGGTCGCTCCCGAGGCCGAGGGTGGGGTGCGGGCCGTCGTCCGGCTCCCCGACGCCGTCGAGCACCGCAACCACGTCGGCGGCCCGCACGCCGGGGCCATGTTCACCCTCGGGGAGACCGCCTCCGGAGCAGTGGTGCTCGCCGCGTTCGGGCACGTCCTCGACCGGGCGGTGCCGCTGGCCGTGACCGCCACGATCGCGTACCGGAAGGTGGCCCTCGGGCCGGTGCTGGCCACCGCCCGACTGGGCTGTACCCCGGCGGAGGTGCTCGCCGAGCTGGACGCCGGGCGGCGGCCGGAGTTCCCGGTCGAGGTGGAGATCGGCACCGAGGACGGGGTCACCACCTCGACGATGACGGTGACCTGGACGCTTCGCCCGAACCGCTGA
- a CDS encoding HAD family hydrolase encodes MLGLPAHVTACLFDLDGVLTQTAKVHNGAWTETFNAFLADRAAATGEPFRPFDPGPDYNRYVDGKARADGVRSFLASRGISLPEGTPDDPPEADTVNGVGNRKNVVLLQRLQSDGVDVYQGSVRYLEAAARVGLRRAVVSASANAQAVVEAAGLDRLLEARVDGLVAHERGLRGKPYPDTFLAGAELLGVAPAKAAVFEDALAGVAAGKAGDFGYVVGVDRVGQADDLRSHGADVVVTDLAELMTEPAR; translated from the coding sequence GTGCTGGGTCTACCCGCTCACGTGACCGCCTGCCTCTTCGATCTGGACGGTGTGCTGACGCAGACCGCCAAGGTGCACAACGGCGCCTGGACCGAGACGTTCAACGCGTTCCTCGCCGACCGCGCGGCGGCCACCGGCGAGCCGTTCCGCCCGTTCGACCCCGGCCCCGACTACAACCGGTACGTGGACGGTAAGGCGCGCGCCGACGGGGTGCGCTCCTTCCTGGCCTCCCGCGGGATCAGCCTGCCCGAGGGCACGCCGGACGACCCACCGGAGGCGGACACGGTCAACGGGGTGGGCAACCGCAAGAACGTGGTCCTGCTCCAGCGGCTCCAGAGCGACGGGGTCGACGTCTACCAGGGTTCGGTGCGCTACCTGGAGGCGGCGGCGCGCGTCGGGCTCCGCCGGGCGGTCGTCTCGGCCAGCGCCAACGCCCAGGCCGTGGTCGAGGCGGCCGGGCTGGACCGGCTGCTGGAGGCCCGGGTGGACGGGCTGGTCGCCCACGAGCGGGGGCTGCGCGGCAAGCCGTACCCGGACACCTTCCTGGCCGGCGCGGAACTGCTCGGGGTGGCGCCGGCGAAGGCCGCCGTCTTCGAGGACGCTCTCGCCGGGGTGGCCGCCGGAAAGGCCGGCGATTTCGGGTACGTGGTGGGCGTCGACCGGGTCGGCCAGGCCGACGACCTGCGCTCGCACGGCGCCGACGTGGTGGTGACCGACCTGGCCGAGCTGATGACGGAGCCGGCCCGATGA
- a CDS encoding glycoside hydrolase family 65 protein: MIRERAYPVEPWHVRETRLDMDVLAQSESVFALSNGHVGLRGNLDEGEPHGLPGTYLNSFYELRPLPYAEAGFGFPESGQTIVNVTNGKLIRLLVDDEPLDVRYGELLSHERVLDLRAGTLHRELHWRSPAGREVKVRSTRLVSFTQRTVAMISYEVEPVDGPLRLILQSELVANETLPPQSRDPRVAAVLESPLQAEEELTTADGGLLIHRTKVSGLRVAVAMAHEVHGPERTTISSEGYEDWVRTTIGGVLKPGQTLRVIKYLTYGWSSRRSLPAMRDQAGAALAAARLDGWDGLRRAQREYLDEFWDASDVRVEGDPEVQQAVRFGLFHVLQAGARAERRPISAKGLTGPGYDGHAFWDTEMFVLPVLTYTQPNAVRDALYWRHSTLPQAHDRARTLNLRGAAFPWRTIEGPESSAYWPAGTAAFHIAADVADAVRRYLLATEDETLEREIGLELFVETARLWRSLGHHDRDGQFHIDGVTGPDEYTAVKNDNIYTNLMAQRNLLTAADCAMRLRDQALNLGVTEEEAAAWRDAARSMHIPYDEDLGVHQQVDGFTRLQEWDFEHTPPEKYPLLLHYPYFDLYRKQVVKQADLVLAMHWRGDAFSGPQKMRNFLYYERRTVRDSSLSACTQAVMAAEVGHPELAHRYLREAALMDLHDLNENTRDGVHMASLAGAWIALIAGFGGLRDHEGILSFSPRLSSRLSRLEFSLQWRSMHLRVDVRPHQTTYSLRHGGPDTVLELRHHGEPIRVTCDQPVTVPVPPADPTGPSPEQPPGRAPLLHLPEGTS; encoded by the coding sequence ATGATCCGGGAACGGGCCTATCCGGTCGAGCCCTGGCACGTCCGCGAGACGCGGCTCGACATGGACGTGCTGGCCCAGTCCGAGTCGGTGTTCGCCCTCTCCAACGGCCACGTAGGGCTGCGCGGCAACCTGGACGAGGGTGAGCCGCACGGCCTGCCCGGCACCTACCTCAACTCCTTCTACGAACTGCGGCCCCTGCCGTACGCGGAGGCCGGCTTCGGCTTCCCCGAGTCCGGCCAGACCATCGTCAACGTCACCAACGGCAAGCTGATCCGGCTGCTCGTCGACGACGAACCGCTCGACGTCCGGTACGGCGAACTCCTCTCCCACGAGCGGGTCCTCGACCTGCGGGCCGGCACCCTGCACCGGGAGCTGCACTGGCGCTCGCCGGCCGGGCGGGAGGTCAAGGTTCGCAGCACCCGACTGGTGTCGTTCACCCAGCGTACGGTCGCCATGATCAGCTATGAGGTCGAGCCGGTCGACGGGCCGCTGCGGCTGATCCTCCAGTCCGAGCTGGTGGCCAACGAGACCCTGCCGCCGCAGAGCCGCGACCCGCGGGTGGCCGCCGTGCTGGAGTCGCCGTTGCAGGCCGAGGAGGAGCTGACCACCGCCGACGGTGGGCTGCTGATCCACCGGACCAAGGTGAGTGGACTGCGGGTCGCCGTCGCGATGGCGCACGAGGTGCACGGCCCCGAACGCACCACGATCTCCTCCGAGGGGTACGAGGACTGGGTCCGTACCACGATCGGCGGGGTGCTCAAGCCCGGCCAGACGCTGCGGGTGATCAAGTACCTGACGTACGGCTGGTCCAGCCGGCGGTCGCTGCCGGCGATGCGCGACCAGGCCGGCGCGGCCCTCGCCGCCGCCCGCCTGGACGGCTGGGACGGCCTGCGCCGGGCGCAGCGGGAGTATCTGGACGAGTTCTGGGACGCCTCCGACGTGCGGGTGGAGGGCGACCCGGAGGTGCAGCAGGCCGTCCGGTTCGGGCTGTTCCACGTGCTCCAGGCCGGCGCCCGGGCGGAACGCCGGCCGATCTCCGCCAAGGGGCTCACCGGCCCGGGTTACGACGGGCACGCGTTCTGGGACACCGAGATGTTCGTGCTGCCCGTGCTCACCTACACGCAGCCGAACGCGGTACGCGACGCGCTCTACTGGCGCCACTCGACGCTGCCGCAGGCGCACGACCGGGCCCGGACGCTGAACCTGCGGGGTGCCGCCTTCCCGTGGCGGACCATCGAGGGCCCGGAGTCGTCGGCGTACTGGCCGGCGGGCACCGCGGCGTTCCACATCGCCGCCGACGTCGCCGACGCGGTACGGCGGTATCTGCTCGCCACCGAGGACGAGACGCTGGAGCGGGAGATCGGCCTGGAGCTGTTCGTGGAGACCGCCCGGCTCTGGCGGTCGCTGGGCCATCACGACCGGGACGGGCAGTTCCACATCGACGGGGTGACCGGCCCGGACGAGTACACCGCGGTCAAGAACGACAACATCTACACCAACCTGATGGCGCAGCGGAACCTGCTGACCGCCGCCGACTGCGCGATGCGCCTGCGGGATCAGGCGCTCAACCTCGGGGTCACCGAGGAGGAGGCGGCCGCCTGGCGGGACGCCGCGCGCTCCATGCACATCCCGTACGACGAGGACCTCGGGGTGCACCAGCAGGTGGACGGGTTCACCCGGTTGCAGGAGTGGGACTTCGAGCACACCCCGCCGGAGAAGTACCCGCTGTTGCTGCACTACCCGTACTTCGACCTCTATCGAAAACAGGTCGTCAAGCAGGCCGACCTGGTGCTGGCCATGCACTGGCGGGGTGACGCGTTCAGCGGCCCGCAGAAGATGCGCAACTTCCTCTACTACGAGCGGCGGACCGTCCGGGACTCCTCGCTCTCCGCCTGCACGCAGGCGGTGATGGCGGCCGAGGTGGGCCACCCCGAGCTGGCGCACCGCTATCTGCGCGAGGCCGCGCTGATGGACCTGCACGACCTGAACGAGAACACCCGGGACGGGGTGCACATGGCCTCGCTGGCGGGTGCCTGGATCGCCCTGATCGCCGGCTTCGGTGGCCTACGCGACCACGAGGGCATCCTGTCCTTCTCGCCACGGCTGTCCAGCCGGCTGAGCCGCCTGGAGTTCTCGCTCCAGTGGCGCTCCATGCACCTGCGGGTCGACGTCCGGCCGCATCAGACGACGTACTCGTTGCGGCACGGTGGGCCGGACACCGTGCTGGAGCTGCGGCACCACGGCGAGCCGATCCGGGTCACCTGCGACCAGCCGGTCACGGTGCCGGTGCCGCCGGCCGATCCGACCGGCCCGTCGCCGGAGCAACCGCCGGGCCGGGCGCCCCTGCTGCACCTGCCGGAGGGCACCAGCTGA
- a CDS encoding dienelactone hydrolase family protein → METRGVTIPVVEGGLAADVLMPAGATGAVLFAHGSGSSRHSPRNVAVAHQLNARSLATVLVDLLTPDEDMLDARTAELRFDIGMLAERLAAIVDWMGGDPALGPLPVGLFGASTGAAAALVAAAARPDRVAAVVSRGGRPDLAGNALSAVRAPTLLLVGGLDEEVIVLNEQARAELGEVAELRIVPGATHLFEEPGTLDQVADQAGTWFTTHLRTPHPA, encoded by the coding sequence ATGGAGACGCGTGGGGTGACGATTCCAGTGGTCGAGGGCGGGCTGGCCGCGGACGTGCTCATGCCGGCCGGCGCGACCGGCGCGGTGCTCTTCGCGCACGGCAGCGGCAGTTCCCGGCACAGCCCGCGCAACGTGGCCGTCGCGCACCAGCTCAACGCCCGGTCGCTGGCCACCGTGCTGGTCGACCTGCTCACCCCCGACGAGGACATGCTGGACGCCCGGACCGCCGAGCTGCGCTTCGACATCGGGATGCTCGCCGAGCGGCTGGCCGCCATCGTCGACTGGATGGGCGGCGATCCGGCGCTGGGCCCGCTGCCGGTCGGCCTCTTCGGGGCCAGCACCGGCGCGGCGGCGGCCCTGGTGGCGGCGGCCGCCCGGCCCGACCGGGTGGCCGCGGTGGTCTCCCGCGGCGGTCGGCCCGACCTGGCCGGCAACGCCCTGTCGGCGGTACGCGCCCCGACGTTGCTGCTGGTCGGCGGCCTCGACGAGGAAGTGATCGTGCTCAACGAGCAGGCCCGGGCCGAGCTGGGCGAGGTGGCCGAGCTGCGGATCGTCCCCGGTGCCACCCACCTCTTCGAGGAGCCCGGCACCCTCGACCAGGTGGCCGACCAGGCCGGCACCTGGTTCACCACCCACCTGCGTACTCCCCACCCGGCCTGA
- a CDS encoding antitoxin has protein sequence MSDFMKKAEQFGEQHPKQADQGIQKAGQEVDQRTGDRYDKQVQKGEQEAQQRIDQGNRNR, from the coding sequence ATGAGCGACTTCATGAAGAAGGCCGAGCAGTTCGGCGAACAGCATCCCAAGCAGGCCGACCAGGGCATTCAGAAGGCCGGCCAGGAGGTCGACCAGCGCACTGGCGACCGGTACGACAAGCAGGTCCAGAAGGGCGAGCAGGAGGCTCAGCAGCGGATCGACCAGGGCAACCGCAACCGCTGA